The genomic stretch AGGCCCTCGCGCAAAGAGTGTGATCTGCGGCATGATTCGGTCGAGCGGGATCAGGATAATACTTGCACAAAAATGGAAGCAATGCATCACGATATCCGCGAAATAAGAGAGATTCTTATTCATCATGTGTCGAAGGGATGAATGATGGAAACGCGAAGGGAACAATAAATGGACGCATTTGAATACGCATTTGAAAAGACCATTGCCGCCGAAAAAGGGTACAGCGACGTCTCCGGCGACCGCGGCGGGAGGACAAAGTACGGCGTGACCGAAGCTGTCTTCCTTGATGCGTTGCGGCGTGGGATTATCTGGGGCACATCGGATATTAAAGATCTTACCGTCGCCCAGACACGCGCGATCTTCAAGACCGGTTTTTGGTTGCCGCTCCGTCTGCATGAAGTCCAATCCTGTGTGGTCGCCGCAGAGATCTTCGACACAGGGATTAACATGGGGATACACATGGCAGCCGTCATTACTCAAACGGCCCTGAATTACCTTGGCGAGAAAATTGAAGTTGATGGAATTATCGGAACACAAGAGACGTTGCCGGCGATTAATAAATGGGTCAAAAAGGATGAGCAGGTACTGTTTGTTTGCCTGAATGGATTCCAATTCGTCGTCTATGCCGATTTGGTCAACGACGGCCTGATCGACCGTATCCAGAACATGGTCCGGAGCGATAAAGACCAGGTGAAGTTTGCCGCTGGATGGACGAAACGCATTCAGAGTTATGTCATGCTGAGGGAGGGGTGAGATGAAAGAAATTGAATATTACGAGGTTTTTGCTGTAATTGACTCATCAACGCCGATTGATACACCTGATGAGTGGTACTCTAAAGATAAATTTGAAAAACAGGAAGACGCGGAAGCATACAAAACTGAGTTAGATAAAGAATTACTGAGCAAGATTAAGGAGAATCCGAGTTATCGTAACCTTCATACCAGTTACCATACTCGCTCTCAAACATTGAGGCTGAAATAAAATGACCCCCTCCGAAATCGCCGCCCGCCTCCGGGCACTGGCGGATGAGATTGAAAAAGCAGAGAAGCCGGAGTTACCCATCATCCCG from Dehalococcoidia bacterium encodes the following:
- a CDS encoding glycosyl hydrolase 108 family protein, with the protein product MDAFEYAFEKTIAAEKGYSDVSGDRGGRTKYGVTEAVFLDALRRGIIWGTSDIKDLTVAQTRAIFKTGFWLPLRLHEVQSCVVAAEIFDTGINMGIHMAAVITQTALNYLGEKIEVDGIIGTQETLPAINKWVKKDEQVLFVCLNGFQFVVYADLVNDGLIDRIQNMVRSDKDQVKFAAGWTKRIQSYVMLREG